One stretch of Agelaius phoeniceus isolate bAgePho1 chromosome 15, bAgePho1.hap1, whole genome shotgun sequence DNA includes these proteins:
- the LOC129126735 gene encoding ovomucoid-like, with translation MKITGVLLLLSLALFCISVPATDALQAAPVYCRNQRTIRNMCTMEYVPHCGSDGVTYPNKCTFCNAFLRSRGALALRSLEAC, from the exons ATGAAGATCACGGGggtgctgcttctgctctctCTGGCCCTTTTCTGCATCTCAG ttccaGCTACTGATGCGCTGCAG GCTGCACCTGTCTACTGCAGGAACCAGAGGACCATCAGGAATATGTGTACCATGGAGTATGTCCCCCACTGTGGGTCTGATGGTGTCACCTACCCCAACAAATGCACGTTCTGCAATGCCTTCCT GAGAAGCCGTGGAGCTCTTGCCTTGAGGTCTCTTGAAGCCTGTTAA
- the LOC129126734 gene encoding double-headed protease inhibitor, submandibular gland-like produces the protein MKMANCAALLGLVLLACLSDLAVAQRRANCAAYMTGGKTMSVVCPRNYDPVCGTNGRTYPNECSLCRDFFRNRALDKKHDGRCVRVDCTGFLKPGSGFNIPCTMEYSPICGTNGITYRNKCQFCTAVASGLDVNLQTYGECFQQNVNIDCGSFQQKGGNMVCTSEYSPICGSDGRTYSNKCQFCNAVSRSLGSLFIRHQGEC, from the exons ATGAAGATGGCCAActgtgctgccctcctggggCTGGTCCTTCTTGCCTGCCTTTCTG ATCTTGCTGTTGCTCAAAGACGG GCCAACTGCGCTGCCTACATGACGGGCGGAAAAACCATGAGCGTCGTCTGTCCCCGCAACTACGACCCCGTGTGTGGCACCAATGGCCGCACCTACCCCAACGAGTGCTCTCTCTGCAGGGACTTCTT cCGCAACCGTGCCCTTGACAAGAAACACGATGGAAGATGCGTTAGG GTCGACTGTACTGGCTTCCTGAAGCCTGGCAGTGGTTTCAACATCCCCTGCACCATGGAGTACTCCCCCATCTGCGGCACCAATGGCATCACCTACAGGAACAAGTGCCAATTCTGTACTGCTGTGGC GAGCGGCCTGGACGTGAACCTGCAGACCTACGGAGAGTGCTTCCAG CAAAATGTCAACATCGACTGCGGCAGCTTCCAGCAGAAGGGCGGCAACATGGTGTGCACCTCCGAGTACAGCCCCATCTGCGGCTCCGACGGCAGGACCTACTCAAACAAGTGCCAGTTCTGCAACGCTGTCTC ACGCAGCCTTGGGTCTCTGTTCATCAGGCACCAGGGAGAATGCTAA